From Panthera tigris isolate Pti1 chromosome B4, P.tigris_Pti1_mat1.1, whole genome shotgun sequence:
cttccttctagaactttgagtttattttgttcttctttttctagttcttctttttctagtttgttcttttctagcTTAGGTATAAAGTTAGATGGCTTATTTGAGATTGTTATTGTTATAAAGTTCCCTCTTAGACTGCCATCCCATATATTTTAGTTGTATTTCTATGTTCATTTgtctgaaagtattttttatttctcctttgatttctttattgatccATTAGTTGTTCATTAGCATATTATTCAATCTCCATAAGtgtgttatttttctagttttcatcTTGTAATTGATTCTActtttataccattgtggttggaaaagatgcttgatatgatttcaatcttcttaaatttactgaaaCTTGTTTTATGGCATAAGATATGGTCTATcctgaaaaatgttccatgtgcacttgagaagaatgtatattctggtgcttttggatggaatgttctgtatatatctgttaagtccatctggtctaataaATGTTGTTTAAGGCTAaggttttcttattgattttctgtccggatgatctatctattggtgccttttcctattttccagCATTTGTTAGATATAAAAACCTGACTTTCACAAAAGCATGTACTTTCTAAAGATGATAGAATCTGAACTACGGAGAGATGGggttggagaaggagaaagagaaagagagaaaaagaaagagagagagagaatggaccAAAAACCAGTAGTCTTTGTGAAAATGACATGCAAAGTCCCAGCTCCCTGTCTTCCAGTCTTCTTGCctaccttcttcctttcttctttctagcACACCTGTGTTAAACATCTGTGTTTATACTGGGTACTGAGTAAGGTACTCAACAAAGGCTGTCAACAAAGAGACACTGTCCTTGCCTTTAGACCGCTTCTGCTGTCTGGAATAGCCTCTTCTTGTGCAGTTGAAGGCCCAGATAAAGACATGTACCTACATATTTCAGTGGATAGATACTCTGTCGTGGAACCTAATAAAACTTAtgatttctacacacacacacacacacacacacacacacacacacagctacatatatacatatcacctCTTATTATATTACAACATTACCTATAGTAGAATTTTATCTCATGCCCTTTTTATCATCCATGAGGCTTAGCATGATACTATATGTAAAGCAGGAATTTAGTAAATGTTTACTATTATGACATtgataaaatgttaagaatttaTAACAGCATACAAATCCATTTTCAACAGAAGTTAAtgtaggaaaattttttttatgtttttaaaaggtcattaGAAATGTATTTGTAGAAATCTttcaaaactaacaaaacaaagaataaagtactATTTTTACCTCTAGAAGAGATagcatgactttatttatttacttatttagtttaaatttttttccatgtttatttatttttgagagagagagagagcgagcatgaacaggagaggagcagagagagagagggagacacagaattcgaagcaggctccaggctctgagctgtcattacagagcctgacgcgggtctcaaactcacaaaccgcaagatcatgacctgagtcgaagtcagacgcttaactaactgacctacccaggtgccccaagatagcATGACTTTAGAAGAGAACaattaggtgcttaataaataatcTCCTAAGATATGGAGCAACCCTGCTCACAtctctcaatattttaaatgcttcagTTAAAAGTCTTGCACTAAACACATAAGGTCATATATCTTTATGTCTACTGtattcaaaataaggaaaatatattaaaaacctcacagctggttattttaaaatttggacatTTGgtttacaggaaagaaaaaaaaatttggtctAGGAACTGTTTCAATTATTCTAGAGCTCCATCTagtgaaaaatatctattttatggatattatttttgaaaaattcagggacatgagaatgaaaataaaaatgcttttttgcCTTACTTCTGCATGTTCATTGAAGGAGAAGGTGGGCTTCCTTACGACACTAACTATCCCAGGAAAAACAATAGCtcacaaaattggaaacaaaacatTATTCAATAATTCTTATATTACAACTTTTGCTCTCCCCAAAGAACCCAGTGTGCTGCACGTAGCTGTCACCATAACCAAATGAAAGCATTCTGATTTTAGAGTCAAGGTGCAGGCTTTAAGAATCATTGACAATGGACCTTTCTTTCAGAGATGTTCTAAAGTGTTACATATGAATATAAATTACAGGATACTTACCTGAAGAACTGCCTCCCTTTCTTCATCAGACAGCCTTTTCATAGCTGCTTTCCTAAGGTTTTCCTGGATATATTTATCATATTCTTCTTGGGCTTTCTTTACTTCCTCATTTCGCTTACATATATACTCAGGTGTGACACCGTAATCCTTATAaggatttttcagaaaaaaaaatcaatatcctGAATGCAacttacatatgtatacataccaaCTAGtgattgagagacaaagaaatgttACAGATTTAAAGCCTTTGCTCAGAACATGgaaaattgacaaaattcaattttattttctcttttctcattgggAACTTGTTGATTCTCATCTTTTAAACCCAAGAAGCAGAGCTGCCAACTCTCAGTGGACATGGAGTGTaagcaaacaataaaatttaGTTGGTTTTTAGCTGCTGAAATTGGGGATTGTCTGTCATCAAAGCATAACTTAACCCACCctggctaaaaaaaaaagggggtagaAATCCTAGCTATAAATGTGTTCTGGAAAGTTGCAAAACACTATACAAATAAATTCTAAGACCATAGCATTCTGGTAAATTAGTGCAGTGGTAAACAGTCCAATTCATTTCCGGAAACACTTAGGGCAACACCTCATTAAAGCTCGGTACAGATCCTGATGTTCATAATAATGATTCTGAGtcatcacaaaattatttttggcaTATTCTGTTTAATAAAGGGAATAAGGTAAGACATTTTAGGAAAAAGAGCTATCTCACAAATGGGTAAAAGCTTCAGTGATCTGAAATGCTCCCGTGTGCTGGGTCACTGAGGGCTAATGCATAACACTaatgttaataattaataatagccATTCTCTATTGAACTTTTATTAGGTGCCAGATATTGTGTCAAGTGCTTGCCAGGTTTTATATCATTCAACCCTCACTACAATCCTGGGATAAATCTAATGACTTCTTAAAGATCACAGAGGGAGAACTGGAAACACTGTCTTACTACTATTGCTGTATACCTAGGTttgttttcataaatggtttCTCATTTGGACCTAAAACATGAGGttcactcactttttaaaaactggcattgcccagggagcctgggtggctcattcggttaagcgtctgactcttggtttcctctcagctcatgatctcctggtttgtgagttcgggccctgcattgggctctgtgctgacagtgcggagcctgcatgggattctctctccctcctcctctcttcccctccctgcctctctctctctccctctctctctctctcaaaataaataaatacactttaaaaaatggcatttacCTTCAAAAGACTTACTATCTCACTTAtcattcacagatttttaaaactgaactcTGATCAGTGGGAAGTAAGTTGAGAAGTCCTTCATGAGCCCTGAAGGCTTGGCCAGCAACACCATCGGTGCAGAGCATTTGCATGGCTTGGTAAACAAGCACAGGTAGATTAACTTCACATTTTTCTGTCTCCATGTGGAATACTCTCAATTTTCCGTTCAGGGAAGAAGATGCATTGAAGTGGACAGCTGAGGCAGAAGGCAGTCAGAAGGAAGGGCACAAAGTGGTCACTGGTGGCATAACCAGCAAAGGAGAAGGGTTTTTATGTCATCGTGGAGAAATAATGGCTTGGAAATGGCTCTGAAGAGTCAGCCAGGAGACTGAAATTTCTGCTTTTCCACACCCCATGGGACAAGGAATATGGGCAGCCTCCAGGACACAGAAGGAGGAATTACTCAAAGAAGTCTGACATAACTTCATGAGCATGTGCTGCCAACCCCTCGATACCTGCTGAGGTCTTCCAGAAGCGTCTTAGCTTACGGAGTGGTAAGAGTTTCTCAGAGAATAGGTGGTGTGCTCTGATGACAGCCTCGAAGTTCCTGTTTCAGCTTTGAACAGGCATTGGATTTATCATGGTAGATCATTGGACTACCTCAGTGCAAGCCCTTCATACAATTTCTTTGCAATTTCGTtgcaatttcttttctatttttcctcttccttcctttcttccttctgtccttcctttcttcttttttttttttttttgccatgactcattattatatattactattCTTTAGGATTGTGCACTCATATTTTCCTATGTGTGTTCTAAGCAATGTTGTACTCTGTAAGTATACAAAGTGAAATAGGTTTTGTATAAGGTATTTTTGTaagcttttcaaattttaaaggtCTTCTATATTTAAATGAACTCAGGCTCCTATAATTTTCACCAATGAAATTGTATGCCTCTACGATGAGCACCTTTTCAGATAGAGATGAAGGTCCCCAAAGGACTAGATTATTGTATAGTACTTTCAAGGTCTCCTTTACTCCAAGCACATTCAAGCTGAAATTGTACACTAATAGGAGAGATGgctctaaaattattttcctcttcatttttcctcattctgCTACCAAGATCCTGCAGCCTAATGACTAAATcttaggactttattttttttttaagtttatttacttattttgagagagtgagagaaagagtacaagcaggggaggggcagaaagggaaagaaagaatcccaagagagttcatgaactcaggagccatgagatcatgacctgagccaaaatcgagagtcagatgcttagccaactgaaccacccaggtgtcccttaggACTTTCTGAAAAGCTATTTCTTAGTAATGATTCATAGTAATGACTATGCTTTTCATGAAATTTCTACCTCACTAAAAATTAACATCTTTCAGAGACTGTTAGAATtggtaaatatattaataattgaaATTAAGGGAACAACCTGAGTTTTCCTCTACTAGGCAACATGGTGTTATTCTTTCCAAATTCTTCATAATTTCATCACATATAATTTGGATCAAGCACAGACTTCAGAGGAATGATAATTGGCAGTCTAGATAATTTTCCCAGTGAGAGCACTGTTAGTGATAATATAGATGATCATTATGAACATcattcttaaattatttgaattttaggtCCAGTAATATAAGGTTAcctttttattgatgtattttggAAATAGTCCTGAAGTTTCAAGATCATGCTTATCTCCAGTTCTTTTGTCAACATAAATTGGTTTAGGCTTCTTAGTCACTCCCAGAATGACATTGGCTGCatttgtgtttataaaatttttttcgcTTCGTATTCCCATGACTGGATGATCAGTTCTCAGTGGCACAGGAGGCTTTCTGGGCTCATTCcaat
This genomic window contains:
- the ENKUR gene encoding enkurin isoform X2 codes for the protein MKTMGPPKVELPSPKNFLKKHSMEKTLPPKKKFDWNEPRKPPVPLRTDHPVMGIRSEKNFINTNAANVILGVTKKPKPIYVDKRTGDKHDLETSGLFPKYINKKDYGVTPEYICKRNEEVKKAQEEYDKYIQENLRKAAMKRLSDEEREAVLQGLKKNWEEVHKEFQSLSVFIDSIPKKIRKQKLEEKMKQLEHDIGVIEKHRIIYIANK